The following nucleotide sequence is from Pseudomonas sp. S09G 359.
GCTCTCCAACGTGGTGATCCTCGCCACGGGCGGCACCATTGCCGGCGCTGGCGCCAGCGCAGCCAACAGTGCCACTTACCAGGCGGCCAAAGTCGGCATCGAGCAATTGATCGCCGGTGTTCCTGAGCTTAGCCAGATCGCCAATGTGCGCGGCGAGCAAGTGATGCAAATTGCGTCCGAAAGCATCAACAACGAAAACCTGCTGCAACTGGGTCGTCGCGTCGCCGAACTGGCTGACAGCAAGGACGTGGACGGCATCGTGATCACCCACGGCACCGACACCCTGGAAGAAACCGCCTACTTCCTGAACCTGGTGGAAAAAACCGACAAGCCCATCGTGGTCGTCGGCTCCATGCGCCCAGGCACCGCCATGTCGGCGGACGGCATGCTCAACCTGTACAACGCCGTGGCCGTGGCCGGCAGCAAAGACGCACGCGGCAAAGGCGTGCTGGTGACCATGAACGACGAGATCCAGTCGGGTCGCGACGTCAGCAAGATGATCAACATCAAGACCGAAGCGTTCAAGAGCCCATGGGGCCCATTGGGCATGGTGGTTGAAGG
It contains:
- a CDS encoding asparaginase, with amino-acid sequence MKSALKTFVPGALALLLLFPVAAQAKDVETKTKLSNVVILATGGTIAGAGASAANSATYQAAKVGIEQLIAGVPELSQIANVRGEQVMQIASESINNENLLQLGRRVAELADSKDVDGIVITHGTDTLEETAYFLNLVEKTDKPIVVVGSMRPGTAMSADGMLNLYNAVAVAGSKDARGKGVLVTMNDEIQSGRDVSKMINIKTEAFKSPWGPLGMVVEGKSYWFRLPAKRHTMDSEFDIKNIKSLPDVEIAYGYGNVSDTAYKALAQAGAKAIIHAGTGNGSVSSKVVPALVELRKQGVQIIRSSHVNAGGMVLRNAEQPDDKYDWVAALDLNPQKARILAMVALTKTQDSKELQRMFWEY